A genomic segment from Bacillus cereus G9842 encodes:
- a CDS encoding L-lactate permease yields the protein MAILLALIPIMMIFICLFLFKQTSLRSSLISYAVSVGIVLLSPTFRLGISETVHATIKGWLICFIVGYVLFFGIFLFHLMNKMGYIDQVARFLEEITHDRLLQMLLMCFGICPLIESVSGFGIGFMVAAPIFLSLGYKPFQAVLLSFIGLLASSWGAMATGTIIGSQLINMPLTTLGTNTALLSIPMFAYFVILSLHVVGGWQAVIEKWKEGVGFFLLFSLGIYLSNAYVSVELAGILSSIVTITFGFLIIKLKGKSGQNLITEHAAATEREVSIIKIISPYIFLTVCILLSRLVPALHDLFRSYAVLDLKSYSYKLELLYSPGFWLGMTCLFTIIFFRIPSNIIKQSFSQTIKQWIPFAITTTMFIAISELMGASGMHSLLAKTAGETFGTFFVFVAPFIGAIGGFLTGSNAGSNAMFIKLQMQTAQNVALPWQYVTTLQNTASSVATIACPSRITLGAYLCNIPYRENELLKKTTLMIFGAVLLVVVEVIVWYMLRN from the coding sequence ATGGCCATATTGTTGGCACTTATCCCAATTATGATGATTTTCATTTGTTTATTTTTATTTAAACAAACGTCATTAAGGTCCTCGTTAATTTCTTATGCTGTGTCTGTCGGAATCGTTTTACTCTCGCCAACGTTTCGATTAGGGATAAGTGAAACTGTGCACGCAACGATTAAAGGATGGTTAATTTGTTTTATTGTCGGATACGTTTTATTTTTCGGTATTTTTTTATTTCACCTCATGAACAAAATGGGATACATCGATCAAGTAGCACGTTTTTTAGAAGAAATCACACATGATCGCTTATTACAAATGCTGCTTATGTGTTTTGGCATTTGTCCGCTTATTGAATCAGTAAGTGGATTTGGTATTGGATTCATGGTTGCAGCACCTATTTTTCTTTCGCTAGGCTATAAACCATTTCAAGCTGTACTGCTCTCATTCATCGGCTTACTAGCTAGTTCATGGGGCGCAATGGCAACGGGTACGATTATCGGTTCGCAGCTAATAAATATGCCTCTTACAACACTTGGTACAAATACAGCGCTATTAAGTATTCCGATGTTTGCTTACTTCGTTATTCTTTCTTTACACGTTGTTGGCGGCTGGCAAGCGGTTATAGAAAAGTGGAAAGAAGGAGTAGGGTTCTTTCTATTATTTTCTCTCGGAATCTATCTTTCTAATGCATACGTAAGTGTTGAACTAGCCGGGATATTAAGTTCTATCGTTACGATTACATTTGGCTTTCTTATCATTAAATTAAAAGGAAAAAGTGGGCAAAATCTTATAACAGAACATGCCGCTGCAACGGAGAGAGAAGTATCCATTATAAAAATTATTAGCCCTTATATATTTCTAACAGTTTGTATTTTACTTTCTCGCCTCGTTCCAGCATTACATGATTTGTTCAGATCATATGCGGTTCTTGATTTGAAATCATACTCTTATAAACTAGAGTTACTATATTCACCAGGATTTTGGCTCGGTATGACTTGCTTATTTACTATTATTTTCTTCCGCATCCCGTCTAATATTATTAAACAATCATTCTCACAAACGATCAAACAATGGATTCCATTTGCTATTACGACGACAATGTTTATCGCCATTTCAGAACTAATGGGTGCATCTGGCATGCATTCATTACTTGCAAAAACAGCTGGTGAAACATTTGGAACCTTTTTCGTTTTTGTTGCTCCGTTTATTGGCGCTATTGGTGGATTTTTAACAGGTAGTAACGCAGGATCAAATGCAATGTTTATAAAACTACAAATGCAAACCGCACAAAACGTAGCACTCCCGTGGCAATATGTCACAACACTTCAAAACACCGCATCATCAGTAGCGACAATCGCTTGTCC
- the trpA gene encoding tryptophan synthase subunit alpha gives MGVEKIKAAFENGKKAFIPYVMGGDGGLEKLKERIRFLDEAGASIVEIGIPFSDPVADGPTIQRAGKRALDSGVTVKGIFQALIEVRKEVQIPFVLMTYLNPVLAFGKERFVEKCLEAGVDGIIVPDLPYEEQNIIAPLLREANIALIPLVTVTSPIERIEKITSESEGFVYAVTVAGVTGVRQNFKEEIHSYLEKVKLHVNLPVVAGFGISTKEHVEEMVTICDGVVVGSKIIELLENEKREEICELIYATKQKEEA, from the coding sequence ATGGGAGTAGAAAAAATTAAAGCAGCGTTTGAAAATGGTAAGAAAGCATTTATTCCGTACGTAATGGGCGGAGATGGTGGACTTGAGAAATTAAAAGAAAGAATTCGTTTTCTAGACGAAGCAGGAGCAAGCATCGTTGAAATTGGTATCCCGTTTTCAGATCCAGTTGCAGATGGCCCAACGATTCAAAGAGCAGGGAAGCGAGCGCTAGATAGCGGTGTAACAGTAAAAGGTATTTTTCAAGCATTAATAGAGGTAAGGAAAGAAGTGCAAATTCCGTTTGTACTCATGACATATTTAAATCCAGTACTCGCATTCGGAAAAGAACGATTTGTAGAGAAGTGCTTAGAGGCCGGTGTGGATGGTATTATCGTTCCAGACTTACCGTATGAAGAACAAAATATTATTGCGCCGTTACTTCGAGAGGCAAACATTGCGCTTATTCCACTCGTTACCGTAACGAGCCCTATTGAAAGAATTGAAAAAATCACGAGTGAATCAGAAGGGTTCGTTTATGCTGTTACAGTAGCGGGCGTAACGGGAGTACGTCAAAACTTTAAAGAGGAGATTCATAGTTACTTAGAAAAAGTAAAATTACACGTCAACTTACCAGTAGTCGCTGGATTTGGCATTTCAACAAAAGAACATGTAGAAGAAATGGTTACAATATGTGACGGAGTTGTTGTTGGAAGTAAGATCATTGAGCTTTTAGAAAATGAAAAACGAGAAGAAATATGTGAATTAATATATGCAACAAAACAAAAAGAAGAGGCGTAA
- a CDS encoding DUF4029 domain-containing protein → MLRRKLLYLLLTIPLYAWLISMTKIELMALFLGYVFIFSNLNRIQEQSILEICLFSISIELFSIVSIVLLNELFLRIHSFTLMKFWNIALQAICTYIVFVVLKKIIGQQTVFQDNRKWE, encoded by the coding sequence ATGCTAAGACGCAAATTACTGTATCTTCTTTTAACTATACCACTATACGCTTGGCTCATTAGCATGACGAAAATAGAGTTGATGGCTCTATTTTTAGGATATGTATTTATCTTTTCCAACTTAAATCGCATTCAAGAACAGTCTATTTTAGAAATATGTCTATTTTCGATTAGTATAGAATTATTTAGTATCGTTTCGATTGTATTATTAAACGAATTATTTCTACGGATTCATTCATTTACATTAATGAAATTTTGGAATATTGCATTGCAAGCAATATGTACTTACATTGTGTTTGTTGTGTTGAAAAAAATAATCGGACAGCAGACAGTTTTTCAGGATAATAGAAAATGGGAGTGA